tttgaaaaatggtgACTATATACAGAGTTTTGGTTTCCCAGGTTTGTCACAATCAAAGTTTAAGacattatcattaaaatgTAATAGATTACCAATTATAATATCGCCTGCACAATTACCACTACCTCCAAAGTTGAACGatcataataaaattaaaaataataggGTCATTGATTATCAAGTAAATGGTATTTCGACAATTATATTAAGAAGTTtcataaataaacaaataagAAAATTTCTAGATGAAAGAGATTTCGTGGAAGTTGAAACACCGATCCTATCTAGACAGAGTAATGGAGCAATCGCTAAACCGTTCGTAACAAAACTATCTAGTAGTATAGAGAATggtaaagaaaaattactACAATTAAGGATCGCTCCAGAACTATGGTTGAAAAGATTAGTGGTGGGAGGTATTGATAGAGTCTATGAGATAGGTAAAGTGTTTAGAAATGAAGGTATTGACCAAACACATAATCCTGAATTTACAACATTAGAATTTTATCAATCGTATGCATCTATGGAggatttaataaaacagGCAGAacaattgtttaaatatatcataaCAAGTTTACACGAGTCAGAGATCGTTAAAGAAAGTGTGAGATGTAAAGAGATAGTTGATTCGTTATATAATACTCTAAGTGAAAATGATTGGAGATTTAATCgaattgattttttaccAACCCTAACAAAGGAATTCAATAATGAGatcaattttaatgaaatcgATCTAAATGATCCAACAGCAATATTAGATTGCTTACCAGAACATGTTAAAGCAGAGTTATTTCAAGGTGTGTCTCAAAATAAACTTTCTCCCcaacaaatattaaacaaattatGTTCCcatttcattgaaaaaaagtattgtaataatttattaccaACATTAATATGTAATCATCCAACAGTGATGTCCCCATTATCTAAAACAGATGCAATGAAAGGAAATGTATCAAAAAggtttgaattatttattaatggtACAGAATTCATAAATGCATATGAAGAGGAAAATTGCCCGCAATTGCAAGAACAAAAATTTCTACAACAGAAGAACTCTAGTGACTGTTATGGTGATGAAGAAGCTCTTCctattgataataattatattgaatCTATGAAATGGGGAATGCCACCAATTGGCGGCCTCGGTTTGGGTATAGACAGATTATGTATGTTGTTACTCCATAAAACTCGTATTGAAGAAGTTTTGTCCTTTGGTACTCTAAGTGATGTAAATAGACAATAAATGATTACCAATACATGTACATACCTATATTTTATTGCAGTAAATAATACTAAATGAGGATTTATAGAATTATATTGTGTTTTCTTGGCTGATACCTACCTTTTAACTTTGCTCAGGAACCCTTTGGAAGTAGATAATTCATCGCATCTCTAAATATAGCGCATCTCTAAATTAAACGCgtcaatataatattttccaCTCATCGTGTAATTtacttaaaaataaataaaagtttataataatacttcATAAGAGGTATTCTTACCAAAACTCTTCGAATTAACAACGTCGATATCCGAAAGAAGgttaaaacaaaataattaaaaatatgtcAATACTACCGCCAACAGTTGAGGCTTCATTAGATTCCATACACACAAAAACTTACTATTCTAAGGTACCAGATGAAATAGCTAATGGTAGTGATATCAAGGTAATACTTGGTGTTGATGAAGCAGGTCGTGGTCCTGTAATGGGTCCGATGGTGTATGGTATTAGTTATTGTACACAGAGATATCAAGATGAAGTATTAATTCCAAATTatgaatttgatgattcaaaaaaattaacagATGTGGTACGCCGTAAATTATTTGCCAAAATGTATGAACCTATAACAGAAGGCAGTGACCAAGTTGAAATAGATGGAGTTGGTTATGCCACTACAGCAATCACTCCTGTAGACATTTCTAGTGGTATGTTAAGATTTCCTCCAtctaaaaattataatttaaatgaacaaGCGCATGATGTTACAATGGCTCTTATTGAAGGGGTTGTGCAGAGAGGTGTTGTTCTCGATCATGTTTACGTCGACACAGTTGGTCCACCAAATAGttatcaaaagaaattagaagaaagaTTTCCGTCAATCAAATTTACAGTTGCCAAAAAAGCAGACTCATTATATTGTGTAGTTAGTGTTGCTAGTGTTGTCGCAAAAGTCAGTAGAGATATattgattgaaaaattaaagagaTCATCAGATGAAAAGACTGGTTCTGGTTATCCATCAGACCCAAATACAGTTGCCTGGTTACGTGACAATCAAAGGCCACTATTTGGTTGGCCAAACAGTATGGTGCGTTTCTCTTGGCAAACGTGTAAAACATTATTAGTTGAAGACAAGTATAAAGTGGGGAGCATTCCAATCGAATGGGAGGAAGATTATATTGTttcaaagaagaatatgTCACAACAATGGACACCAGCCACTGCTAATGATATAATTACCTTGGATAATTGGtataattaaaaactaAAACTATTTCAGGCACCCTTCTTACTTTGAATAGACACCatatatctttttcaagaatataataagtTCTGGGATACTGAGAACTTAAAGCATACagatattataaatttacaTACTTAACGTCCTTAATCTAATGAAGCACATTTCAAGACGAATTTAGCAATAAAGTAGTAACATCTTCAAACTGTCTTAATGGTATACTGTCATTGACAAATATCTGTCACATCCAGAAAAACTGACCAGACAGAAATGGCTATCAAGAATTATATTGTGTTACCCGGCGGTTAACTTTCTAGGAATAGATTCATTAATGATTTGATAGAAaactgaaaataataataaaacaataagTAACTATTGAGTATGATAGTATAAAACTAATTCTTAAATTGAATAGTATTTAAAATGggaatattaaattttgtatGTTTTTGGTTAAAGTGCATCACTATCACAGTGAAATAGGATATTcctaaaaataaattaaatctttaataaatgttttCCCTACCATCTTTCATTTTGAGCGACGAATCTAAAGAACGTATTGCTAAAGTCTGGACTTTAACCAATTCTGCTGCTCATTATGGTTGGATTCCATTTATTCTATATCTAGGTTGGGCCAACACAGCTAATAAACCaaatttgtttaatttgTTATCGCCATTACCAAGTATTTAAGAAGCTTACAATTTTGGGAGAATCAAATATTGCTGAACTTTTTCTCATGGGCATCCCAAACTTTACCCATTGCTTGGATAATGAAAACATTTTAGGAATTGACCTACTATATGATcagataaaaaaagaacatgtatataaataacaagaatgataatattttacatCACTAATGGAAAATCATTGtatataattgtttatagttgataatgaataactaataaatttaataacctttaattgttcttttgaaatatatgtatgtctgttttcaaaatcgtaattaaattatatttgaataagatttcttgtttttgtttattatttgggttgatatataaagaaggtaaattttatttaacagttaaatatatcaagtAAATTAGTAACCGAAAGTAGCTAATTGTTTAGCAGCTTCAGATTCAGCGGAAGCAGCTGTGGCAGCAGCAGCCTTCTTGTTGAAAGCCTTCTTCTTGGCGTAGAACTCAGCAGATCTGACCTTTCTCTTTTCTTCTAACTTGGCAACAACATCTTCGTATTTCCAACCAACAGCGGAAGATAACTTAGATAAAGTAGTGTATTTTCTACCTGGCTTTAATCTTAAAACTCTCAAAGCTTGTGGAACAACAActctcttcttcttgtcATATGGAGGTGGGATACCTTCAAATACCTTTAAACGTTCCATAGCAGCCTTACCACGAGCAGTTTTATGAGAGACCATACCTCTGACAGCCTTGTAGAAAATTCTAGATGGGGCTCTGAAATGGAATGGACCACGGGTCTTGTTGAAAGCAGTAGCTTTTCTTAAGTAGTCGTGGTACTTTAACTTGTTTCTGAAGAATTCACCAGAGATGTTTAAAGCTTCAGCTCTAACAACAACGATCTTTTGACCgtttaataattgtttaGCGACAGTGGAAGCTAAACGACCGACTAAATGGGCCTTACCTGTTTATAAAAGGATATCACACGGATATATGATTGGTTagtaaattattcaataatcaTTGATTCACTCAATATTTATCTGAAGTGAGTGTAcacatataatataaaggAATTTCAAttggtattattattttaatttttgaaaattgttaataattgtactttatttgaaaatcaAAAGTTGAACACTGTTCAATATCGATAACTCGATCATAATATAACATGTCATGCGTACATTGAAACCAATGACATTGCTACATCTTTGACGAATAAACTATATTCATAACAGTAAGTTGATTGAATGTCTTGAATTGTTAAACGTCTAGATTCTAAAAATTAAGGTCTGTAATGTTACACATGTTTGCCAATAAAGTTCcattataataatagtatCATGCTAAATTTGTTCAATTATCCTTGCATATGTGTTATAACATATCTTTTTTACATTTCTTAGTTCACAATTGGATAGGATGGAATTTAAGAGttttttcatatattataatattctgTGAAATGTCAGCCATGCATTCTTATTACATATTAAcatcattatattcaattcattttttttcgCTACCTTTTACACTAATACACTTCGTTAGATAATATCTCAGATCactatattattttacatACCATCAATAACAACAACTGGTTCGAAAGAAGACATTTCTATTGATATGTTGATTCTTGTTGAACTTTCTCAAGTAAGGATAAGgtttaaataaagataaaatctaattttaaatagCACAATTAATATATCGATAGctaaaaacaaataaatcaGTAAGAACAAGGTTCCATTAGGTCGCACAATGATAAACAAGATAATGAATCttctatatttaaaatgaaaCAAACTATCACTATTAAACATTAGAAGTTTACCAAAGAATTTGCAGCGTAACATAATGACCATAGAAAAGATCTAAATAATAGCACatacaaaaaattgaaatttgtCAAAGAttcgaaaaaaaaaattaaagatggATATATTTTCACAAAAGAGATGAACTGGTGATATTTAGTATGGgtaatttttgtaaaaagACAGTGACAGAGAAAGCTGAAAGATTGGTAGTAAGATAGCCAGTTTCCGTACCG
The nucleotide sequence above comes from Tetrapisispora phaffii CBS 4417 chromosome 3, complete genome. Encoded proteins:
- the MSK1 gene encoding lysine--tRNA ligase MSK1 (similar to Saccharomyces cerevisiae MSK1 (YNL073W); ancestral locus Anc_2.223), with protein sequence MLKLSSINRMATLTRFYSLKSKKIILDASNLEFTKRNEIILKNLHKYYPSISRLDNDNSVDAYQKISIKKFNETYSNLDNDNSEVKLSIYGRIKKIRFSGKKICFIDLINNYNKQLQLIVNYNNIQNINNEQEFYEVLHFLKNGDYIQSFGFPGLSQSKFKTLSLKCNRLPIIISPAQLPLPPKLNDHNKIKNNRVIDYQVNGISTIILRSFINKQIRKFLDERDFVEVETPILSRQSNGAIAKPFVTKLSSSIENGKEKLLQLRIAPELWLKRLVVGGIDRVYEIGKVFRNEGIDQTHNPEFTTLEFYQSYASMEDLIKQAEQLFKYIITSLHESEIVKESVRCKEIVDSLYNTLSENDWRFNRIDFLPTLTKEFNNEINFNEIDLNDPTAILDCLPEHVKAELFQGVSQNKLSPQQILNKLCSHFIEKKYCNNLLPTLICNHPTVMSPLSKTDAMKGNVSKRFELFINGTEFINAYEEENCPQLQEQKFLQQKNSSDCYGDEEALPIDNNYIESMKWGMPPIGGLGLGIDRLCMLLLHKTRIEEVLSFGTLSDVNRQ
- the RNH201 gene encoding ribonuclease H2 catalytic subunit RNH201 (similar to Saccharomyces cerevisiae RNH201 (YNL072W); ancestral locus Anc_2.224), giving the protein MSILPPTVEASLDSIHTKTYYSKVPDEIANGSDIKVILGVDEAGRGPVMGPMVYGISYCTQRYQDEVLIPNYEFDDSKKLTDVVRRKLFAKMYEPITEGSDQVEIDGVGYATTAITPVDISSGMLRFPPSKNYNLNEQAHDVTMALIEGVVQRGVVLDHVYVDTVGPPNSYQKKLEERFPSIKFTVAKKADSLYCVVSVASVVAKVSRDILIEKLKRSSDEKTGSGYPSDPNTVAWLRDNQRPLFGWPNSMVRFSWQTCKTLLVEDKYKVGSIPIEWEEDYIVSKKNMSQQWTPATANDIITLDNWYN
- the TOM7 gene encoding Tom7p (similar to Saccharomyces cerevisiae TOM7 (YNL070W); ancestral locus Anc_2.226), yielding MFSLPSFILSDESKERIAKVWTLTNSAAHYGWIPFILYLGWANTANKPNLFNLLSPLPSI
- the TPHA0C03040 gene encoding 60S ribosomal protein uL13 (similar to Saccharomyces cerevisiae RPL16A (YIL133C) and RPL16B (YNL069C); ancestral locus Anc_2.228) codes for the protein MSSFEPVVVIDGKAHLVGRLASTVAKQLLNGQKIVVVRAEALNISGEFFRNKLKYHDYLRKATAFNKTRGPFHFRAPSRIFYKAVRGMVSHKTARGKAAMERLKVFEGIPPPYDKKKRVVVPQALRVLRLKPGRKYTTLSKLSSAVGWKYEDVVAKLEEKRKVRSAEFYAKKKAFNKKAAAATAASAESEAAKQLATFGY